The Paenibacillus sophorae genome has a segment encoding these proteins:
- the hisS gene encoding histidine--tRNA ligase → MAKERFEKPTGTQDLLPGAVERWQFVEEKARDLCRRFNYREIRTPMFEHTELFERGVGETTDIVEGEMYTFKDKGDRDLALRPEGTAGVVRAYVQNKLYGEPDVSKLYYIGPMFRYERPQAGRYRQFHQFGVEAFGAVDPAIDAEVISLGYQFCKDLGLGGVRVEINSVGNIPSRAAYREKLLGFLRPMKDSLCSDCQRRMERNPLRVLDCKVDQEKFVDAPSILDSLDEECTVHFAKVRSHLEAMGVEYVVNTRLVRGLDYYTHTAFEYKAAGIGSIDTVGGGGRYNGLVAEIGGPDQPGIGLGIGLERIQLILENQKVELGASKPLDVYLVALGEDAEAEVTKQLFILRSLGFSAERDYLGRKMKAQMKSADRMSARYTAILGEEELQRGEIALKSMATGEQRTVKLEQLGQSLV, encoded by the coding sequence GTGGCTAAAGAGAGATTCGAGAAGCCGACCGGCACGCAGGATTTGCTGCCAGGCGCGGTGGAAAGATGGCAATTCGTTGAAGAGAAAGCCAGAGATTTATGCCGGCGCTTCAACTATCGTGAAATCCGGACCCCGATGTTCGAGCATACGGAGCTGTTCGAAAGAGGCGTCGGCGAGACAACCGATATCGTGGAAGGCGAAATGTACACCTTTAAAGACAAAGGGGACCGGGATCTGGCGCTGCGTCCGGAAGGAACCGCCGGTGTCGTCCGCGCTTACGTGCAGAATAAGCTTTACGGAGAGCCGGATGTCAGCAAGCTGTATTATATCGGCCCGATGTTCCGCTACGAGCGTCCGCAGGCGGGCAGATACCGCCAGTTTCACCAGTTCGGCGTAGAAGCGTTCGGCGCGGTTGATCCGGCGATTGATGCGGAGGTGATTTCGCTTGGATACCAATTTTGTAAGGACCTGGGTCTTGGCGGCGTACGGGTCGAAATTAATTCCGTCGGCAACATTCCCAGCCGGGCCGCCTACCGCGAGAAGCTGCTAGGCTTCCTGCGCCCGATGAAGGACAGCCTGTGCAGCGACTGCCAGCGGCGTATGGAGCGGAATCCGCTGCGCGTGCTGGACTGTAAGGTCGATCAGGAGAAATTCGTAGATGCCCCGTCCATTTTGGACAGCCTTGATGAAGAGTGTACGGTTCACTTCGCCAAGGTAAGGTCACATCTGGAAGCTATGGGCGTCGAATATGTCGTTAACACGCGGCTTGTCCGCGGACTCGATTATTACACGCATACGGCGTTCGAGTACAAGGCGGCCGGCATCGGCTCCATCGACACGGTCGGCGGCGGCGGGCGCTACAACGGCCTGGTTGCCGAAATTGGCGGACCGGACCAGCCGGGCATCGGCCTCGGTATTGGGCTTGAGCGTATTCAGCTTATTCTGGAGAACCAGAAGGTGGAGCTTGGAGCGTCCAAGCCGCTGGACGTGTATCTCGTAGCGCTCGGCGAAGATGCGGAAGCCGAGGTTACCAAGCAGTTGTTCATTTTGCGCAGCTTGGGCTTCTCTGCGGAGCGCGATTATCTGGGACGCAAAATGAAGGCCCAGATGAAATCCGCCGACCGTATGTCGGCGCGTTACACCGCGATTCTCGGCGAAGAGGAGCTGCAGCGCGGAGAGATCGCTCTCAAGTCGATGGCGACCGGAGAGCAGCGTACCGTTAAGCTGGAACAGCTCGGACAGTCTCTTGTATAG
- a CDS encoding type 1 glutamine amidotransferase domain-containing protein: MSKIAFLLAAQFEDSEMKVPYDAVREAGYEADIIGLKQGETLQGKQGKASYTVDKAISEVNSRDYDAVVIPGGSSPEGLRLDPGILKFVKEADSAGKPIAAICHGPQILISAGLVRGRTITSYPPLKDDVINAGANFKDEEVVVDRNFITSRTPKDEPAFVRELLKSLRVKVTR; the protein is encoded by the coding sequence ATGAGTAAGATTGCTTTTCTGCTTGCCGCTCAATTTGAAGATTCCGAAATGAAGGTTCCCTATGATGCGGTTAGAGAGGCCGGATATGAGGCTGATATTATCGGATTGAAACAGGGTGAAACGCTGCAGGGTAAACAAGGCAAAGCCTCCTATACAGTTGATAAGGCCATTTCTGAAGTGAACTCTCGCGATTACGACGCCGTAGTCATTCCGGGCGGCTCCTCCCCAGAGGGGCTCAGGCTAGATCCGGGTATTTTGAAATTCGTAAAGGAAGCGGATAGTGCTGGAAAACCGATCGCGGCGATCTGTCACGGACCGCAAATCCTGATCAGCGCGGGCCTGGTGAGAGGCCGTACCATTACATCCTATCCTCCGCTTAAAGATGACGTTATCAATGCTGGCGCGAATTTCAAGGACGAAGAAGTCGTCGTGGACCGCAACTTTATTACATCCCGCACGCCGAAAGACGAGCCCGCCTTTGTACGTGAATTGTTAAAGTCGCTCCGAGTCAAGGTGACTCGGTAA
- the dtd gene encoding D-aminoacyl-tRNA deacylase, with protein MKVVVQRCKKAQVTVGEETVGEIGEGLMLLVGVTHEDTENDAKYLAGKIAGLRIFEDEAGKMNHSVSETGGSILSVSQFTLYGDCRKGRRPNFMAAAAPAEAERLYDYFNRELEALGLKVETGVFGAMMDVSLINWGPVTLILDSK; from the coding sequence ATGAAAGTGGTTGTGCAGCGCTGCAAGAAAGCGCAGGTTACAGTGGGGGAAGAGACAGTCGGGGAGATCGGCGAAGGCCTGATGCTGCTCGTCGGAGTTACCCATGAGGACACTGAGAATGACGCCAAGTACCTTGCGGGCAAGATCGCAGGGCTGCGTATCTTCGAGGATGAAGCGGGAAAAATGAATCACAGCGTCAGTGAGACGGGCGGATCGATTCTGTCTGTGTCGCAGTTCACATTGTACGGCGACTGCCGCAAAGGGCGGCGACCGAATTTTATGGCTGCGGCTGCTCCTGCGGAAGCGGAGCGGCTCTATGACTATTTTAACCGGGAGCTCGAGGCGCTCGGATTGAAGGTCGAAACGGGCGTTTTTGGCGCGATGATGGATGTATCCCTGATTAATTGGGGACCGGTTACGCTGATTTTGGACAGCAAGTGA
- a CDS encoding RelA/SpoT family protein gives MGIERLLEKAGAYIKEKDLPRIQEAYEFADQAHQGQVRKSGEPYILHPLAVADIVVGMQMDVISIIAALLHDVVEDTTVSLEQIREKFGDTCAMLVDGLTKLERIRFRSKEEQQNENYRKMFIAMAQDIRVIVIKLADRLHNMRTLKYQSEESQRRISYETLEIFCPIADRLGISAIKWEMEDIALRYLNPQQYYRIANLMHKKRAEREQFIDSVISRIRVKLDEMGIEGDLSGRPKHIYSVYNKMSTKNKQFNEIYDLLAIRIIVDNIKDCYATLGIIHTLWKPMPGRFKDYIAMPKANMYQSLHTTVVGPGGEPTEVQIRTWEMHRTAEYGIAAHWAYKEGSGTAGNPENRMPFFREILELQHEAKDASEFVESLKMDFFSDLVFVFTPKGEVIELPAGSVPLDFAFRIHTEVGNRTIGAKVNGRIVPLDHKVKTGDIVEILTSKHSYGPSRDWLKIAQSSHARSKIKQWFKKEKREENVEKGREAIERELKRIGIEPSDWMSDDKLLEAAKKFAFNDIEDMLSAVGFGGITAAQIATRLTEKLRKEQEEAAAAHLELTTEKKEIKVAEKRNQPTNGVRVKGIDNLLVRFARCCNPVPGDDIVGYVTRGRGVSVHRADCPNIKAEESEEAARVIEVEWEGSMEANYSVDIEITGHDRNGLLNEVLQAVSESKTNISAVTGRSDKNKMAMIHMTILIRNTDHLYSVVEKVKRVKDVYTVHRIMQ, from the coding sequence ATGGGCATTGAGCGATTACTTGAAAAGGCCGGAGCTTATATAAAAGAAAAGGATCTTCCACGCATACAGGAGGCGTATGAATTTGCCGATCAGGCCCATCAAGGCCAGGTGCGCAAATCGGGGGAGCCGTATATCCTGCATCCGCTTGCGGTGGCCGATATCGTCGTGGGGATGCAAATGGATGTCATCTCCATTATTGCGGCTCTGCTGCATGATGTTGTGGAGGATACGACGGTATCGCTCGAACAGATCCGAGAGAAATTCGGCGATACCTGCGCCATGCTCGTAGACGGTCTGACCAAGCTGGAGCGTATTCGTTTCCGGTCGAAGGAAGAACAGCAGAACGAGAATTACCGCAAAATGTTCATTGCCATGGCACAGGATATCCGCGTCATAGTGATTAAACTGGCGGACCGGCTGCACAATATGCGGACGCTGAAGTATCAATCGGAAGAAAGCCAGCGCCGTATCTCTTATGAAACACTGGAGATTTTTTGTCCCATCGCGGACCGGCTCGGTATTTCGGCCATTAAATGGGAGATGGAGGATATCGCCCTCCGCTACTTGAATCCCCAGCAATATTACCGGATTGCCAATCTGATGCATAAAAAACGCGCCGAGCGCGAGCAGTTTATCGACAGCGTCATCAGCCGCATCCGCGTCAAGCTGGATGAAATGGGCATCGAAGGCGATCTCTCCGGACGACCCAAGCATATTTACAGCGTGTACAACAAAATGTCGACAAAGAACAAGCAGTTCAACGAAATTTACGATCTGCTGGCGATACGCATTATCGTTGACAACATCAAGGATTGTTATGCCACGCTCGGTATTATCCATACCCTATGGAAGCCAATGCCAGGCCGTTTCAAGGATTATATCGCCATGCCAAAAGCAAACATGTACCAGTCGCTGCATACGACAGTCGTAGGTCCTGGCGGCGAACCGACGGAAGTGCAAATCAGAACATGGGAAATGCATCGGACAGCCGAATATGGGATAGCAGCACACTGGGCATACAAGGAAGGAAGCGGCACGGCCGGCAATCCTGAGAACCGGATGCCTTTTTTTCGCGAAATTTTGGAGCTGCAGCATGAAGCCAAGGATGCTTCGGAATTTGTCGAATCGCTGAAAATGGACTTTTTCTCCGATCTTGTCTTCGTCTTCACCCCCAAAGGGGAAGTCATCGAACTGCCGGCGGGTTCCGTGCCGCTGGATTTTGCCTTCCGGATTCATACGGAGGTTGGGAACCGCACAATTGGAGCTAAGGTCAACGGACGGATTGTACCGCTCGACCATAAGGTGAAGACCGGTGATATTGTGGAAATCCTAACCTCGAAGCATTCCTACGGGCCGAGCCGGGACTGGCTGAAGATCGCCCAGTCTTCGCATGCGCGAAGCAAGATCAAGCAGTGGTTCAAAAAAGAGAAGCGCGAGGAAAATGTCGAAAAAGGACGCGAAGCGATTGAACGCGAACTGAAACGAATCGGAATCGAGCCTTCGGATTGGATGTCGGACGACAAGCTGCTGGAAGCGGCGAAAAAGTTCGCTTTTAACGACATCGAAGATATGCTCTCCGCAGTGGGCTTCGGCGGTATTACCGCGGCGCAGATCGCTACCCGTCTCACGGAGAAGCTGCGCAAGGAGCAGGAAGAAGCGGCTGCTGCGCATCTGGAACTGACAACCGAGAAGAAGGAAATCAAAGTCGCCGAGAAGCGCAACCAGCCGACGAACGGTGTGCGCGTCAAGGGAATTGACAATCTGCTGGTCCGCTTCGCCAGATGCTGCAATCCTGTGCCGGGAGACGATATTGTCGGCTACGTCACACGCGGCCGCGGCGTATCCGTGCACCGGGCGGACTGTCCGAACATCAAGGCGGAGGAGAGCGAGGAAGCGGCGCGCGTCATCGAGGTCGAGTGGGAAGGCAGCATGGAAGCGAATTACAGCGTTGATATCGAGATTACAGGCCATGACCGCAACGGCTTGCTCAATGAAGTGCTGCAGGCGGTGTCCGAGAGCAAGACCAATATTTCAGCCGTCACCGGCCGTTCCGACAAGAACAAGATGGCGATGATTCATATGACGATTCTGATCCGCAATACGGATCATTTATATTCGGTAGTGGAAAAGGTGAAGCGGGTAAAGGATGTCTACACGGTTCACCGGATTATGCAGTAA
- the uraA gene encoding uracil permease: protein MQREIQVNERLPLGPGFLLSLQHLFAMFGSTVLVPNLFGVDPGMILLMNGIGTLLYILICRGKIPAYLGSSFAFISPVTAVLVAHQGDHRHGYSLALGAFIVTGVIFVIVALIIRYAGTGWVDIVFPPAVMGAIVATIGLELVPVAAGMAGLIAPSGAADWKPDPGAITLSMVTLGVMVIGAVLFRGFPKIIHILIGIVTGYVLAYLMHRVDTGAIANSHFFAHPTVTTPSFDWQVILTIIPVSLVVIVEHIGHLLVTSNIVGKDLAKDPGLDRSLMGNGISTIISGFVGSTPNTTYGENIGVMALTKVYSVYVIGGAAVIAILLSFSGTFSSIIANIPLPVMGGVSLLLFGVIAASGLRIFVEQKVDFSKPTNMILATLVLVVGISGTTLTIRGVQLKGMALATIVGIVLSLLFKLFEVLRLSNDKEEIKQADAADV, encoded by the coding sequence TTGCAACGTGAAATTCAAGTTAACGAAAGACTCCCCCTAGGTCCCGGATTTCTCCTGAGCCTCCAGCATTTGTTCGCCATGTTCGGCAGCACCGTACTTGTGCCCAACCTGTTCGGGGTTGATCCCGGCATGATTCTGCTGATGAACGGGATTGGCACACTGCTGTACATATTGATCTGCCGGGGCAAAATCCCCGCTTACCTTGGCTCCAGCTTCGCTTTTATCTCGCCGGTTACGGCTGTGCTGGTTGCGCATCAGGGCGACCACCGTCACGGCTACTCGCTTGCTCTTGGCGCTTTTATCGTAACGGGAGTAATCTTTGTGATTGTCGCCCTGATTATACGCTATGCTGGAACGGGTTGGGTTGACATCGTGTTCCCGCCTGCGGTGATGGGCGCCATCGTCGCCACCATCGGACTTGAGCTTGTGCCGGTGGCCGCTGGGATGGCCGGGCTGATCGCCCCATCCGGCGCGGCGGACTGGAAGCCCGATCCGGGCGCGATTACGTTGTCCATGGTCACTCTGGGTGTGATGGTTATCGGAGCGGTTCTGTTCCGCGGCTTCCCGAAAATCATCCATATTCTGATCGGAATTGTCACAGGTTACGTTCTGGCTTATCTTATGCACAGGGTCGATACCGGGGCAATCGCGAACTCGCATTTTTTTGCCCATCCGACCGTTACGACGCCTTCCTTTGACTGGCAGGTTATTCTAACCATCATTCCGGTCTCCCTTGTCGTCATCGTCGAACATATCGGGCATCTGCTCGTAACGAGCAATATTGTGGGCAAAGATCTAGCCAAAGATCCCGGTCTCGACCGCTCGCTTATGGGCAACGGCATTTCGACCATCATCTCCGGGTTCGTCGGTTCCACACCGAATACGACTTACGGCGAGAATATCGGCGTGATGGCTCTTACGAAAGTTTATTCGGTCTATGTCATCGGTGGAGCAGCGGTTATCGCTATTTTACTATCGTTCTCCGGCACGTTTTCTTCTATCATCGCCAACATCCCGCTGCCGGTTATGGGGGGCGTGTCGCTGCTGCTGTTCGGCGTGATCGCCGCTTCCGGGCTACGCATCTTTGTGGAACAGAAGGTTGATTTCTCGAAGCCGACCAATATGATTCTGGCGACGCTCGTGCTCGTGGTGGGCATCAGCGGAACCACCCTTACTATCCGCGGTGTTCAGCTTAAGGGTATGGCGCTGGCCACGATTGTCGGTATCGTTCTCTCGCTGCTGTTCAAGCTCTTCGAGGTTCTTCGGCTGTCCAATGACAAGGAAGAGATCAAACAAGCCGATGCGGCAGATGTTTAA
- a CDS encoding adenine phosphoribosyltransferase has protein sequence MDFKEMIRVIPDFPQPGISFKDITTLLKDGEMYRRAIDALKERVAHLKIDVIAGPEARGFVIGAPLAYALGVGFVPIRKSGKLPYETIEAGYDLEYGKDSLAVHTDSVLPGQNVLIADDLLATGGTISTAVNLVRQLGGNVVGAAFLIELELLEGRKKLPDVEVVSLLSYEV, from the coding sequence TTGGATTTCAAAGAAATGATTCGCGTGATTCCGGATTTCCCGCAGCCGGGCATCAGCTTCAAAGATATTACGACACTGCTGAAGGACGGCGAAATGTACCGCAGGGCTATCGATGCACTGAAAGAACGTGTGGCTCATTTGAAGATTGATGTCATCGCAGGTCCTGAAGCACGGGGCTTTGTCATTGGGGCTCCTCTTGCCTATGCGCTGGGCGTAGGGTTTGTGCCGATCCGCAAGAGCGGCAAACTGCCGTACGAGACGATTGAAGCCGGCTATGATCTCGAATATGGAAAAGACTCTCTTGCAGTACATACAGATTCGGTTCTGCCCGGTCAAAATGTCCTGATTGCGGACGACCTGCTGGCAACCGGAGGCACGATTTCCACCGCGGTGAACCTGGTCCGTCAGTTGGGCGGTAATGTGGTTGGAGCGGCATTTCTGATCGAACTGGAACTGCTGGAAGGACGTAAGAAGCTTCCCGATGTGGAAGTCGTATCCCTTCTTAGCTACGAAGTCTGA
- the recJ gene encoding single-stranded-DNA-specific exonuclease RecJ: protein MLYSKTKWHSPVADPVQSRELARRLSVSPLVASLLAARGMAVPEEALAFINAGTEEEHDPFLLKGMKEAVPRIKKALQEEEHILVYGDYDADGVSSTSLMIYLLRHLGASFDIYIPHRSGEGYGLHNHALDWALQQGVSLIITVDTGISACSQIAYANELGMDVIVTDHHEPPEVLPAAYALINPKLPGCPYPFKGLAGVGVAYKLAQALLDGKVPEEWLEIAAIGTIADLMPLLDENRAIVRRGLKSMRRSKYAGIRALLEVSAVSVENVDAVNVAFAVAPRINASGRLDHAGRAVSLLTTDDPVEAERLAGELDLLNKERQMVVERIVAEAISRLEERIKDGRLPGIIVLAGEGWNVGVVGIVASKLLERYYRPVIILDIHPETGCCKGSARSIPGLDIYEALSSCSELMDHFGGHPAAAGMSLHLDNLEAFTSALEEFALGVLTDEHLVPVTEADGEYALADLSLKAAEELELLAPFGMSNPLPKFIVREAVVKETRTMGQGNRHLKLVLQQGGATVEAVAFGKGELAELLPPGTGIDVLAELSINEWNGSRKVQLMLKDLSVPQPQLFDFRGVRDAAGRTQRLWNLLLPQTGGRQGLAAAVVRKDWLKEQELPECQGMTFWVYDQYNGISPVDNLPGEDDGSHVSLLCLLDMPETTQQLDALLQTFPEVENIALLHSLRQERERLLVPTREQFKMLYKWLAAIAAVPVPEQEALLRLSRKSPMSLRMLRMMLDVFEELDFIRREQGQLSFVTRPAARDLASSSHFMRLSELAEMEQYFMEGSPSELQEWMESRRLGAS from the coding sequence TTGCTTTATTCAAAAACCAAATGGCACTCTCCGGTTGCCGATCCCGTTCAATCCAGGGAATTGGCCCGGAGACTTTCTGTTTCTCCACTGGTTGCTTCCCTGCTTGCCGCGAGGGGGATGGCAGTGCCGGAGGAAGCTCTTGCATTTATTAACGCTGGAACGGAAGAAGAGCATGACCCGTTCTTGTTGAAAGGGATGAAAGAGGCTGTTCCCCGGATTAAAAAAGCGCTGCAGGAAGAGGAACATATTCTTGTATATGGAGATTACGACGCCGACGGAGTATCCAGTACGTCTCTGATGATTTATCTGCTGCGTCATCTGGGGGCTTCTTTCGATATTTATATCCCGCACCGGTCGGGCGAGGGCTACGGACTTCATAACCATGCGCTCGATTGGGCGCTGCAGCAAGGCGTCTCACTGATTATCACAGTGGATACGGGTATTAGCGCATGCAGCCAAATCGCTTATGCGAACGAACTGGGAATGGATGTTATCGTAACGGACCACCATGAGCCGCCGGAGGTTCTGCCTGCCGCTTACGCGCTCATTAATCCGAAGCTGCCCGGCTGCCCGTATCCGTTCAAGGGATTGGCCGGAGTGGGAGTTGCCTACAAGCTGGCTCAGGCCCTTCTGGACGGTAAAGTTCCGGAAGAGTGGCTGGAGATTGCCGCCATCGGAACAATCGCCGACCTGATGCCGCTGCTTGATGAGAACCGCGCCATTGTACGCCGGGGCCTTAAGAGTATGCGCAGATCGAAATATGCTGGCATTCGGGCTCTGCTTGAAGTGAGCGCCGTAAGTGTGGAGAATGTGGACGCGGTCAATGTCGCATTTGCGGTTGCACCGCGCATTAACGCCAGTGGGCGACTTGATCATGCCGGACGGGCCGTGTCGCTATTGACCACGGATGATCCCGTAGAAGCGGAACGCCTTGCCGGAGAACTGGACCTGCTAAATAAAGAGCGACAGATGGTTGTAGAGCGGATTGTTGCGGAGGCGATCAGCCGTTTGGAAGAGAGAATTAAGGACGGAAGGCTTCCGGGCATTATCGTTCTGGCCGGGGAAGGATGGAACGTCGGGGTTGTCGGCATAGTAGCTTCCAAGCTGTTAGAGCGGTACTACAGACCGGTGATCATATTGGACATCCATCCGGAGACGGGCTGCTGCAAAGGCTCGGCGCGGTCCATTCCGGGCCTTGATATCTACGAGGCGCTTTCCTCCTGCTCTGAGCTTATGGATCACTTTGGTGGGCATCCGGCGGCGGCAGGCATGAGCTTACACCTGGACAATCTGGAGGCATTTACCTCAGCGCTTGAGGAATTCGCTTTAGGAGTCCTGACTGATGAGCATTTGGTGCCTGTCACTGAGGCGGACGGAGAGTATGCGCTGGCCGATTTGTCGCTGAAGGCCGCCGAGGAGCTTGAACTGCTGGCTCCTTTCGGTATGAGCAACCCGCTGCCAAAGTTCATTGTGCGGGAAGCGGTGGTGAAGGAGACGCGCACTATGGGCCAGGGCAATCGGCATCTGAAGCTTGTTCTGCAACAGGGAGGCGCGACAGTCGAAGCCGTTGCTTTCGGTAAGGGGGAGCTGGCAGAACTGCTTCCTCCCGGCACCGGTATTGATGTGCTGGCGGAATTGTCGATTAACGAATGGAATGGCTCCCGCAAGGTCCAGCTTATGCTTAAGGATTTGAGCGTCCCTCAGCCGCAGCTGTTTGATTTTCGCGGGGTGCGGGACGCCGCCGGCAGGACGCAGCGCCTGTGGAATTTGCTGCTGCCCCAGACCGGCGGCAGACAAGGTCTGGCCGCGGCTGTGGTCCGTAAAGATTGGCTGAAAGAGCAAGAGCTGCCGGAATGTCAAGGGATGACCTTTTGGGTATATGATCAATATAACGGAATTTCTCCGGTAGACAATCTGCCTGGGGAAGATGACGGAAGCCATGTATCTCTGCTGTGCCTGCTGGATATGCCGGAAACGACGCAGCAGCTTGATGCATTGCTGCAGACCTTTCCGGAGGTAGAGAATATCGCCCTGCTGCACTCGCTCCGCCAGGAGCGGGAGCGGCTGCTTGTTCCGACGAGAGAACAATTTAAGATGCTCTATAAATGGCTGGCCGCCATTGCCGCCGTACCGGTTCCGGAACAGGAAGCGCTGCTACGGCTCAGCCGCAAATCGCCGATGAGTCTGCGGATGCTGAGGATGATGCTAGATGTATTCGAAGAACTTGATTTTATAAGAAGAGAGCAGGGGCAGCTGTCCTTTGTGACCCGGCCCGCTGCCCGGGACCTCGCTTCCTCAAGCCATTTTATGCGCCTCAGCGAATTGGCGGAAATGGAGCAATATTTTATGGAAGGAAGTCCGTCCGAGCTGCAAGAATGGATGGAGTCGCGCCGCCTCGGCGCATCCTAA
- a CDS encoding cation diffusion facilitator family transporter, translating into MNEKYSSQRERAAWIGIAGDFALALVKGGAGYFSGSKALIADALYSGADAAAKLAEVLPWRALGKGNHKNRPIARDGKSKREPFLSVVFAVLILMGGLQIAFSAIRALTSGNLNPSGKLALLTICLSLLVKEVIFQYQYRSSLKIGNGSHAAYADNHRYSLYTSLIVLIGTALSTILGGYLNPLLYLDPIAALLAACLILRKGYLLILSTIHGKESQELPHEDSVSFIDTVQKVHGVIRVEHLKALEEGRCVNLHVTISVNPRITVMEAREIADCAKKLLQHRFVHVSEVHMDIIPYEPGYPYKTNYELADSETPTLLQ; encoded by the coding sequence ATGAATGAAAAGTACTCGTCTCAAAGAGAGCGTGCGGCCTGGATCGGAATTGCCGGTGATTTTGCGCTGGCTTTGGTTAAAGGAGGCGCGGGCTATTTTTCAGGGAGCAAGGCTTTGATCGCCGACGCTTTATACTCGGGCGCGGATGCCGCAGCGAAGCTGGCTGAAGTTCTCCCGTGGCGCGCCTTAGGTAAAGGGAACCATAAGAACAGACCGATTGCTCGGGATGGGAAAAGTAAGCGGGAGCCTTTTTTATCTGTAGTGTTTGCAGTGCTCATCTTGATGGGCGGTCTGCAAATCGCTTTTTCCGCAATCCGCGCTCTGACGAGCGGCAATTTGAATCCTTCGGGCAAGCTTGCCCTGTTGACGATCTGTCTGTCTTTGCTGGTGAAGGAAGTTATTTTTCAATATCAATACCGGTCTTCTCTAAAAATCGGAAACGGCAGCCACGCCGCGTATGCCGATAATCACCGTTACAGCCTGTACACTTCGCTGATCGTGTTGATTGGCACCGCATTGTCCACCATACTCGGAGGTTACCTGAATCCTCTCCTGTATCTGGACCCAATCGCCGCCCTTCTGGCAGCTTGCCTCATTCTTCGTAAAGGGTATTTGCTCATTCTAAGTACGATTCACGGAAAGGAGAGCCAAGAGCTCCCGCATGAGGACTCGGTCAGCTTTATCGATACTGTTCAGAAGGTGCATGGAGTCATCCGTGTTGAACATTTAAAGGCGCTTGAAGAAGGGCGCTGCGTAAACCTCCATGTGACCATCAGCGTCAATCCGCGAATCACCGTAATGGAAGCCCGCGAAATTGCGGACTGCGCTAAAAAGCTGCTGCAGCACCGTTTCGTCCATGTTAGCGAGGTTCATATGGATATCATTCCTTACGAGCCTGGTTATCCTTATAAAACCAACTATGAGCTGGCGGATAGCGAAACGCCGACACTGCTGCAATAA
- the secF gene encoding protein translocase subunit SecF, whose translation MRFKKELDYVHLSKYFYIFSITLTILGIIFLAMFNLNYSVDFKAGSNVDVSLSKNLTVDQIRTAIGNIGTDHEPNITPGTQRLTIRYDEELTSQQDAALKSAISKLDDKASFEVNTVDTEMAKELARNAIYAVLISCLGIIVYVSIRFEWRFAIAAIVALVHDAFMVVAVFSIFRLEVDLTFIVAVLTIIGYSINDTIVIFDRIRENLRFGKQKTYDDLKNLVNKSVSQTIMRSLYTAFTVFIAAFFLLVLGGESIKMFSLAMVIGLLFGAYSSIFIASPLWLLLKKNQKPKGKPAKA comes from the coding sequence GTGCGCTTTAAGAAAGAGCTCGATTACGTTCACTTGAGCAAATATTTTTACATTTTCTCCATCACGCTTACGATTCTGGGAATCATATTCCTGGCGATGTTCAATCTGAATTACAGCGTCGATTTCAAGGCAGGCTCCAACGTTGACGTTTCTCTCTCCAAGAATTTGACGGTAGACCAGATCCGTACAGCTATTGGCAACATTGGCACGGATCACGAGCCGAATATTACACCCGGAACGCAGCGCCTGACCATCCGCTATGACGAAGAGCTGACGAGCCAACAGGATGCTGCGCTGAAGAGCGCCATATCCAAGCTTGACGATAAGGCATCGTTTGAAGTCAACACCGTCGATACCGAGATGGCCAAGGAGCTGGCCCGCAACGCGATTTATGCGGTTCTCATTTCCTGCCTGGGCATTATTGTCTACGTCAGCATTCGTTTCGAATGGCGCTTTGCGATAGCGGCGATCGTCGCTCTGGTCCATGACGCGTTCATGGTCGTTGCCGTTTTCTCCATTTTCCGGCTGGAAGTGGACTTGACATTCATTGTCGCGGTGCTGACGATCATCGGTTATTCAATCAATGATACGATCGTTATTTTTGACCGGATTCGTGAAAACTTGCGTTTCGGCAAGCAAAAGACCTACGACGATCTGAAAAATCTGGTGAACAAGAGCGTATCCCAGACAATCATGCGTTCGCTCTATACCGCCTTTACCGTATTCATCGCCGCGTTCTTCCTGCTTGTGCTTGGCGGCGAGTCGATTAAAATGTTCTCACTGGCCATGGTTATCGGCCTGCTATTCGGAGCATATTCCTCCATCTTTATCGCGAGCCCGCTCTGGCTGCTGTTGAAGAAGAATCAGAAGCCCAAGGGCAAGCCTGCCAAAGCATAA